The Carassius auratus strain Wakin chromosome 5, ASM336829v1, whole genome shotgun sequence genome includes a window with the following:
- the alad gene encoding delta-aminolevulinic acid dehydratase translates to MTQPADSILHSGYFHPTLRYWQTCASDLRPDNLIYPVFITDSPDAVEPIASLPGQARYGVNKIEGLLRPLVDKGLKCVLIFGVPAKVAKDERGSGADTDDTPAVLAMKKLRSTFPDLVLACDVCLCPYTSHGHCGILREDGSLDNAASCLRLAEVALAYARAGCHIIAPSDMMDGRIAAIKQALIANDFGNKVSVLSYSAKFASCYYGPFRDAAQSKPAFGDRRCYQLPPGARGLALRACDRDVKEGADMLMVKPGLPYLDIVREVKDKHPTHPLAVYNVSGEFAMLWHGAEAGAFDLRTAVMEAMTAFRRAGADIIITYYTPQLLTWLKE, encoded by the exons ATGACACAGCCTGCAGACTCTATTCTACACAGCGGTTACTTTCACCCCACTCTCCGATACTGGCAGACCTGTGCTTCAGACCTTAGACCAGATAACCTCATTTATCCTGTCTTCATTAC TGACAGTCCTGATGCAGTGGAACCAATTGCAAGTCTACCTGGTCAAGCAAG ATATGGTGTTAATAAGATAGAGGGTTTACTTCGTCCCCTTGTGGATAAAGGCCTGAAGTGTGTGCTGATTTTTGGAGTTCCTGCAAAAGTTGCGAAG GATGAGAGAGGCTCTGGGGCAGACACAGATGACACTCCTGCAGTCCTGGCTATGAAGAAACTGAGGAGCACATTCCCTGATCTTGTGCTGGCCTGCGATGTGTGCCTTTGCCCCTACACCTCTCATGGCCACTGTG GAATCCTGCGTGAAGACGGCAGCTTGGATAACGCTGCAAGCTGTTTGAGGCTGGCTGAAGTAGCTCTGGCTTATGCTCGAGCAG GCTGCCATATTATCGCTCCTTCAGATATGATGGATGGACGGATTGCAGCCATTAAGCAAGCACTAATCGCCAATGATTTTGGCAACAAG GTGTCAGTGTTGAGCTACAGTGCTAAATTTGCCTCCTGCTACTATGGGCCATTCAG agatgctgctcagtcTAAACCTGCTTTTGGGGACAGGCGATGTTATCAGCTTCCCCCTGGTGCCAGAGGACTAGCTCTGCGGGCCTGT GACCGGGATGTAAAAGAAGGTGCTGACATGCTGATGGTGAAACCTGGATTACCATACCTTGATATTGTGAGAGAGGTTAAGGATAAG CACCCTACTCATCCACTGGCAGTGTATAATGTATCAGGCGAGTTTGCCATGTTGTGGCATGGAGCTGAAGCTGGAGCTTTTGACCTGCGCACTGCAGTTATGGAAGCTATGACTGCCTTCCGTAGAGCAG gagCTGACATCATTATCACTTACTACACTCCACAATTGCTCACATGGCTAAAAGAGTAA
- the tmem203 gene encoding transmembrane protein 203, with the protein MLFSLRELVQWLGFATFELFLHLGALLVFSVLVALHMDVDKQTLKMSWWLVFSPLFAADGLSTYFTAIVSIRLYQEGEKRLAVLRLLWVLTVLSLKLVCEVLLCQKLAEQDQASDLWFGLIVSPLFILLQLLMIRACRVN; encoded by the coding sequence atgctgttttctcTGCGAGAGCTGGTGCAATGGCTGGGCTTTGCCACATTCGAGCTGTTCCTCCACTTGGGCGCGCTGCTGGTCTTCAGTGTGCTGGTGGCCCTACACATGGACGTGGACAAGCAGACTCTTAAGATGAGCTGGTGGCTTGTCTTCTCACCCTTGTTTGCTGCTGATGGCCTCAGCACTTACTTCACAGCCATTGTATCCATCCGCCTCTATCAAGAAGGAGAGAAGCGGCTGGCAGTGCTGCGCTTGCTGTGGGTGCTGACCGTGCTCAGCCTCAAGCTGGTGTGTGAGGTGCTGCTATGCCAGAAATTGGCCGAACAGGACCAGGCAAGTGATTTGTGGTTCGGGCTTATCGTTTCCCCCCTTTTCATTCTTCTGCAGCTGCTCATGATTCGTGCTTGTCGTGTCAATTAA